Part of the Paenibacillus guangzhouensis genome is shown below.
AAAGGGCATGAGCTGGTTCTGTTGAAGCTCGACGATAAAATGAAGCCGGAGCTGGAGAGCATCGAACAGATGGAGATCGAGAACGAGAAGTTCCTCCAAGCCGTGATGCAAGAGATTCACTTCGATGATGGCTCCCGCCGATTATCGATCGTCGCCGCCGCCTGTTATGAATACGGGTATCAGATTGCTCGTCTGGATCGACTCGCAGGCCATGCGGATATCGAAGAGAAGTCATCGTCATAAGATCATGCATAGAAAAGACCCGGGTGTAGGTATGCGAAAAAGCGGACCTAGCGCTTGGGTCTTTTGTCTGTTATGATAGCGTAGGGTCAAGAAAATGCTGGAAAATCGCTGGTTTTACCCTATATATCTTTGGTCATCCCCGTGCTCAATGCAAGTGCATTTGACCTTCTTTTTCGTCTTTTTCAGTGCATTGTGTGACGAAATCAGGAATGTTCCCTTGCGAAACCGGATTCGCGGGAGATAATGTGATAAAAATCACATTAGAAATATCACAGTTCTGCCAGAATACAGGAAGGAAGTGAGGCAGGGGTATCTTGACCTCCAAATTTAGAGTTATTGAAAGGTGGATATGAACGGATGGATGCTGTATTTCTGGCAAGATTACAATTCGCATCGACGACAATCTTTCACTTTATCTTCGTACCGATATCCATTGGTCTTGCGTTAACGATTGCAATTATGCAGACCATGTACGTCGTTAAAGGCAAAGAAGAATACAGACGCATGGCGAAGTTCTGGGGTAAATTATTTCTGATTAACTTTGCAGTGGGGGTTGTTACGGGGATTCTGCAAGAGTTCCAGTTCGGGATGAACTGGTCGAACTACTCGAGGTTCGTCGGGGACGTCTTCGGGGCGCCGCTCGCGATCGAAGCTTTGCTCGCGTTTTTCTTAGAATCGACGTTTATCGGTTTATGGATTTTCGGATGGGATCGGTTATCGAAGAAAGTTCATCTGCTCTGCATTTGGCTCGTTAGCATCGGTACGATTATCTCAGCATTCTGGATTCTACTCGCGAACTCATTCATGCAGCGTCCGGTCGGATTCCAAATTCAGAACGGCCGTGCTGAGATGAATGATTTCTGGGCCCTGGTCACCAATGGCCAGCTGCTCGTGGAGTTTCCACATACGGTATTAGGTGCTTTTGCTACAGGTGCGTTCCTGATTACAGGGATAAGTGCTTACAAGCTGCTGAAGCGCCAAGATGTTCAATTCTTCAAGAAATCTTTCCATATTGCGATTATTATCGGTCTGATCTCTTCTGTCGGCGTAGCGCTGTGGGGGCATCAGCAAGCACAATATTTGATTCATACGCAGCCGATGAAGATGGCGGCAAGTGAAGCGCTGTGGGGCAAGAGTGGCGACCCTGCAGGTTGGACGGTCATCGCGTCCATCGATCCGAAGAAGCAGGAGAACGGGTTCGAGTTGCAAATTCCTTACCTGCTGAGCTTCTTGTCGTATAGTAAATTTTCTGGTGAAGTCAAAGGGATGTTAGAACTGCAAGCCGAGTATGAAGCGACATATGGCCCAGGTAACTATATCCCGCCAGTGCGCACAACCTTCTGGAGTTTCCGCATCATGGTTGGAGCGGGATCCCTGATGATTCTATTTGGTCTATATGGTACGTTCCTGGCATGGCGCAAGAAGCTGGAGCAGCCGAACAAATGGTTCATGCGTTTGATGGTCTTCGGTATTTCGTTACCGTTCATCGGGAATACGTTCGGATGGATCATGACGGAGATTGGGCGTCAGCCATGGACGGTCTTCGGCTTGATGCGTACGGAAGACAGTATCTCACCAAGTGTGAGTGCTGGTCAGGTTCTATTCTCGGTGATAGCTTTTTCAACTATTTATCTGATTCTGGCGATTATCCTTGTCTATCTATTCATCAAAGTGATTCGTAAAGGGCCGAATGCGCCGGATGATCACCATGATGAACATTCCCATGATCCATTCGATCAAGTTGTGAAGGAGGAGAAGCAGCATGCACTTACTTAATGATCTCTGGTTTGTTCTAGTGGCGGTGCTGTTCATTGGGTTCTTCTTCCTCGAAGGGTTTGACTTCGGTGTCGGGATGTCGACGAAATTGCTCGCGAGAACGGATGGAGAGCGACGTGTGTTGATTAATTCGATTGGGCCTTTCTGGGACGCGAATGAAGTTTGGTTG
Proteins encoded:
- a CDS encoding cytochrome ubiquinol oxidase subunit I; this translates as MDAVFLARLQFASTTIFHFIFVPISIGLALTIAIMQTMYVVKGKEEYRRMAKFWGKLFLINFAVGVVTGILQEFQFGMNWSNYSRFVGDVFGAPLAIEALLAFFLESTFIGLWIFGWDRLSKKVHLLCIWLVSIGTIISAFWILLANSFMQRPVGFQIQNGRAEMNDFWALVTNGQLLVEFPHTVLGAFATGAFLITGISAYKLLKRQDVQFFKKSFHIAIIIGLISSVGVALWGHQQAQYLIHTQPMKMAASEALWGKSGDPAGWTVIASIDPKKQENGFELQIPYLLSFLSYSKFSGEVKGMLELQAEYEATYGPGNYIPPVRTTFWSFRIMVGAGSLMILFGLYGTFLAWRKKLEQPNKWFMRLMVFGISLPFIGNTFGWIMTEIGRQPWTVFGLMRTEDSISPSVSAGQVLFSVIAFSTIYLILAIILVYLFIKVIRKGPNAPDDHHDEHSHDPFDQVVKEEKQHALT